One Algibacter sp. L3A6 genomic region harbors:
- a CDS encoding polyketide synthase yields MKPTYRIKGPNLEYPQSTLHELLEKQSQAYPNAIALEFDDIKISYKELQIKINKTAHYLREKGVRPGQIIAISLDRSLDLFVSIFAVLQCGAAYVPIDNSYPTKRFEIIVTDSEASYIICKSTKTDLPDSSKNIFVEDVVKHIKDKPSDSLDLKVEPSSVAYIIYTSGSTGKPKGVQVSHLNIINLVFSMGIDPGINRDDKIFALTSISFDIMVLEIFLPLLHGACVVLVDEETRLDGELLLEKALRHQITIMWGTPSIWQLLLDSDWKIPLKIKALIGGEPVPLNLANKLLELCSELWNIYGPTETSVCAFLTRIFKDQAQITIGGPVANTHAYLLDDKGNHVNEGEIGEIVIGGDGVSLGYLNRPELNTASFVDDHFVANNKMYFSGDLGKLLPNGQMLCLGRRDQQVKIRGHRIELGEIEKVIETLPNIKKNAVLVNNLKSGEPRLVAYLQSATADKDSNIVRNQLEEILPESMIPSIFIWLNEFPITTNGKIDKEKLPQPEYVRPDSAPLFKKPRTKLEKDIASIWSEQLQVPSIGIDDNFFEMGGTSLLTQKVATLMRKRFKLKIPVTKIYQHPTIKEIAEYIENDDKTAPSIDYSRVKKNKASSDVAIIGMAGRFPGAESIDELWDVLKNGKETTSFFTPEELDRSISESLRNDPLYVGARGIVPSVKEFDAKFFGLNKKLAEAMDPQQRLFLEIAWEALEQSGHLPKHYKGSIGVYAGTGTNTYYKNNVLPNKELLKQVGVLQANTVNEKDYISSRTAYHLNLKGPAVSVHSACSTSLLAIAEAADAIRNGRCDVALAGGSSITAPIHSGHLYQEGSMLSPDGHCRSFDENGKGTVFSDGAGVVLLKSLEDAKSDGDIIYGVIKGVGLNNDGGNKGSFTAPSTEGQAGAISNALIDAGVQPSEISYIEAHGTATPIGDPIEIEGLKMAFGKQAINGYCAIGTIKSNMGHLTAAAGVAGVIKTILSLKNRQIPPSLGFEKPNPSIDFENSPFYVNNKLNAWESDGLRKAGISSFGVGGTNVHIVVEEYKNEQKVSSASRSLQILPWSAKTQNSLQGYQSELGNYLKTNSDFSLADVAHSLVNTRDSFTNRGFVIAENTEDASNKLTLEDNKNIKTNLLSITSSELAFLFPGQGAQYLQMGKSLYTEEKIFKEAVDKCAELLKSYLKLDIRQIIYPEQNSEEAELKLKDTKYTQPALFVVEYALSQLWMSWGIKPTLLCGHSVGEFVAAHLAGIFTLEDALHLITMRGKLVSELPGGSMLSVRSNVELVKNIIPKTLSIAAINSDRLIVVSGPDNEIESFSKVLDAENIANKLLLTSHAFHSTMMNPVLDVFETEVKKITLSVPRLPIVSTVTGDWLTDTEATSSKYWTNHLRATVNFSGAMETVLKLEDPLLLEVGPGRALTTLSMQKSGLKSLASIASLSFPKENETAHHSVLSALGTLWLHGVEPNWNSFYSDQTRQKLLLPSYVFDRKPCWVEPLSIELDANKEINNIVNTEDQSVDLVHNTDYKFMRKPILLNKISEIIEENSGVEIEANDFNHSFLELGLDSLVLTQMAITFKNEFNTPITFRQLNDELGSPNLLADYIDQILPKEVYAPAPTVSPVQAQAPVNYAAPSTPSPQPINVVSNPNQNTALGLIAQQLQLLGKQMELLQGHDSTVVQPQPAPVVQDQKPIIASVIIDPEDLSEDEKKEHQKPFGASPKIEKKSTGVSSSQKTFLDNLIESYNTKTAGSKAYAQKHRSHMSDPRVVSGFKPETKELIYPIVVERSSGNRLWDLDNNEYIDTLNGFGSCLFGHQPDFIKEALHKQIESGYEVGPQHPLAGEVCELLSEFTGHERVALCNTGSEAVLGAMRIARTVTGRSLVVAFSGSYHGINDEALVRGSKKLKTFPAAAGILSQSVQNVLVLEYGTDESLEIIRQRSHELAAVVVEPVQSRRPEFQPIEFLNKVREITKASETALVFDEVITGFRMHPGGAQALFNIKADIAAYGKVIGGGLSIGAIAGNSTWMDAIDGGFWKYGDKSYPEVGVTYFAGTFVRHPLALAASKASLIFMKEQGPELQTKLTAMTESLVSDLILEIKKRKLPIEVNYFGSLWRLKFLEEVPYSELLFVLMREKGIHIWDGFPCFITNAYNEQDIDKLKSVFTSCLDELISAGIFNSNNNTLSTASLNKPPLTGARLGMDEKGNPAWFIEDLNVESGFAKIEL; encoded by the coding sequence ATGAAGCCTACATATAGAATAAAAGGACCTAACCTCGAATATCCTCAATCAACTCTTCATGAACTTTTAGAAAAGCAATCTCAAGCTTATCCAAATGCAATTGCTTTAGAGTTTGACGATATAAAAATCTCCTATAAAGAGCTACAAATTAAGATAAATAAAACAGCTCATTATTTAAGAGAAAAAGGAGTTCGTCCTGGTCAGATTATAGCTATTTCATTAGACAGATCTCTTGATCTATTTGTTTCTATATTTGCTGTTTTGCAATGTGGTGCTGCTTATGTGCCCATTGATAATAGCTACCCTACAAAACGATTTGAAATAATTGTAACTGATTCTGAAGCAAGTTATATCATTTGTAAATCGACTAAAACGGATCTTCCAGACTCGTCTAAAAATATTTTTGTTGAAGATGTTGTTAAACATATAAAAGATAAACCTTCAGATTCTCTTGATTTAAAAGTAGAACCATCATCGGTTGCTTATATAATTTATACTTCGGGATCTACCGGGAAGCCTAAAGGTGTTCAAGTTTCTCATCTTAATATTATCAATCTCGTTTTTTCTATGGGAATAGACCCAGGAATTAATAGAGATGATAAGATTTTCGCACTTACTAGTATTTCATTTGATATTATGGTGTTGGAAATCTTTCTTCCATTACTTCATGGAGCTTGCGTTGTTTTAGTTGATGAAGAAACAAGGTTGGATGGTGAACTCTTATTGGAAAAAGCTTTGAGACATCAAATCACCATAATGTGGGGGACACCAAGTATTTGGCAGTTACTTTTAGATTCTGATTGGAAAATACCTTTAAAAATTAAAGCGTTGATTGGTGGTGAACCTGTACCATTAAATTTAGCTAATAAGCTCTTAGAGCTTTGTAGTGAATTATGGAATATTTATGGGCCAACTGAAACTTCTGTTTGTGCTTTTTTAACAAGAATTTTTAAAGATCAGGCTCAAATTACTATAGGAGGACCTGTTGCAAATACACATGCTTACTTATTAGACGATAAAGGAAATCATGTAAATGAAGGAGAAATAGGAGAAATTGTAATTGGTGGCGATGGCGTTTCATTAGGCTATTTAAATAGACCCGAACTTAATACTGCATCATTTGTTGATGATCATTTTGTTGCAAATAATAAAATGTATTTTTCTGGCGATTTAGGGAAGCTTTTGCCTAATGGACAAATGCTGTGTTTAGGGCGTAGAGATCAACAAGTAAAAATAAGAGGACATCGAATTGAATTAGGAGAAATTGAAAAAGTTATTGAAACACTGCCAAATATTAAAAAAAATGCAGTTTTAGTTAATAATTTAAAAAGCGGAGAACCAAGATTGGTTGCCTATTTACAATCTGCAACAGCTGATAAAGACTCGAATATTGTTCGGAATCAATTAGAAGAGATTCTTCCTGAATCTATGATTCCTTCAATTTTTATATGGTTAAACGAATTTCCAATTACTACAAATGGTAAAATTGATAAAGAAAAATTACCACAACCAGAATATGTAAGACCAGATTCTGCACCACTTTTTAAAAAACCACGCACAAAGTTAGAAAAAGATATCGCATCGATATGGAGTGAGCAACTTCAGGTGCCAAGCATAGGTATTGATGATAACTTTTTTGAAATGGGAGGAACATCACTCCTTACTCAAAAAGTAGCAACCTTAATGAGGAAGCGTTTCAAACTTAAAATACCAGTAACAAAAATTTACCAACACCCTACTATTAAAGAAATAGCAGAGTATATTGAAAATGATGACAAAACAGCGCCTTCTATTGATTATTCAAGAGTAAAAAAGAATAAAGCCTCTAGTGATGTCGCTATTATTGGTATGGCAGGAAGATTCCCCGGAGCTGAATCAATTGATGAGCTATGGGATGTTCTTAAAAATGGAAAAGAAACGACTTCGTTTTTTACTCCAGAAGAACTTGATAGATCTATTTCAGAATCTTTAAGAAATGATCCGCTTTATGTTGGAGCTAGAGGTATTGTACCTTCTGTTAAAGAATTTGACGCAAAGTTTTTTGGTTTAAACAAAAAACTTGCCGAAGCAATGGATCCGCAGCAACGCTTATTTTTAGAAATAGCTTGGGAAGCTCTTGAGCAATCGGGTCACCTTCCAAAGCATTATAAAGGGAGTATCGGTGTTTATGCTGGTACAGGTACAAATACTTACTATAAAAATAACGTACTACCTAATAAAGAATTATTAAAACAAGTAGGTGTACTTCAGGCTAATACGGTTAACGAAAAAGATTATATATCATCAAGAACAGCTTATCATTTAAATTTAAAAGGGCCTGCTGTAAGTGTGCATTCTGCTTGCTCAACATCTTTATTAGCTATAGCAGAAGCTGCAGATGCTATTAGAAATGGTCGTTGTGATGTTGCTTTGGCAGGAGGCTCAAGCATAACGGCACCTATCCATAGCGGACATCTTTATCAAGAAGGTTCTATGCTTAGTCCTGATGGTCATTGCCGTTCTTTTGATGAAAATGGTAAAGGAACTGTATTTAGTGATGGAGCTGGTGTAGTACTTCTTAAAAGCTTAGAAGATGCTAAATCTGATGGAGATATTATTTACGGCGTTATAAAAGGCGTTGGTTTAAATAACGACGGCGGTAATAAGGGAAGTTTTACAGCTCCAAGTACAGAAGGTCAAGCTGGCGCTATATCTAACGCGCTAATTGATGCTGGTGTACAACCTTCTGAAATTAGTTACATTGAAGCTCATGGTACGGCAACACCTATTGGTGACCCAATAGAGATTGAAGGACTAAAAATGGCTTTTGGTAAACAGGCTATTAATGGGTATTGCGCTATAGGTACTATCAAAAGTAATATGGGACACCTTACTGCTGCAGCTGGTGTTGCTGGTGTAATTAAGACAATATTATCATTAAAAAATCGTCAAATTCCCCCATCATTAGGTTTTGAGAAACCAAATCCATCTATTGATTTTGAAAATAGTCCGTTTTACGTTAATAACAAATTAAACGCTTGGGAATCTGATGGTCTCAGAAAAGCAGGAATTAGCTCTTTTGGCGTTGGCGGAACAAACGTGCATATCGTTGTCGAAGAATATAAAAATGAACAAAAAGTTTCTAGTGCTTCGCGATCATTACAAATTTTACCTTGGTCAGCTAAAACACAAAATAGTTTACAAGGGTACCAATCTGAATTAGGGAATTATTTAAAAACAAATTCTGATTTTTCGCTTGCTGATGTTGCTCATTCTTTAGTTAATACGAGAGATTCGTTTACAAACAGAGGTTTTGTAATCGCTGAGAATACAGAAGATGCTTCTAATAAACTAACACTTGAAGACAATAAAAACATTAAAACAAATTTACTAAGTATTACCTCTAGTGAATTAGCTTTCTTATTCCCAGGGCAAGGTGCACAATACCTTCAAATGGGGAAGTCTCTTTATACTGAAGAAAAAATATTTAAAGAAGCGGTAGATAAATGTGCTGAGTTATTAAAGTCTTACTTAAAGTTAGATATCAGACAAATAATTTATCCTGAACAAAATTCAGAAGAGGCTGAATTAAAATTAAAAGACACTAAATATACACAACCAGCATTATTTGTTGTAGAATACGCACTTTCACAACTATGGATGAGCTGGGGAATAAAGCCAACATTACTTTGTGGTCATAGTGTTGGGGAATTTGTAGCAGCTCATTTAGCGGGTATATTTACTTTAGAAGATGCATTACATCTTATTACAATGCGAGGTAAGCTAGTTAGTGAACTCCCTGGAGGCAGCATGTTATCTGTTCGATCTAATGTTGAACTTGTTAAAAATATAATTCCTAAAACACTATCCATTGCTGCTATCAATTCAGATCGATTAATTGTAGTTTCAGGTCCTGATAATGAAATTGAAAGTTTTTCAAAAGTCTTAGATGCAGAAAATATTGCTAATAAGCTTTTATTAACGAGTCATGCATTTCACTCTACAATGATGAATCCTGTTTTAGATGTTTTTGAAACAGAGGTAAAAAAGATAACATTGAGTGTTCCTCGATTACCTATTGTATCTACAGTAACTGGAGATTGGTTAACAGATACCGAAGCGACTAGTTCAAAATATTGGACAAATCACTTAAGAGCAACCGTAAACTTTTCGGGAGCCATGGAAACTGTTTTAAAGCTAGAAGATCCTTTATTGCTAGAGGTAGGCCCTGGCCGTGCGCTAACGACTTTGTCAATGCAAAAATCAGGTTTAAAATCTTTAGCTTCTATTGCTAGTTTATCGTTTCCTAAAGAAAATGAAACAGCTCATCATTCTGTGTTATCAGCATTAGGTACTTTATGGTTACACGGAGTAGAACCTAACTGGAATTCTTTTTATAGTGACCAAACTAGACAAAAACTTTTATTACCATCATACGTATTTGATCGTAAACCTTGTTGGGTAGAGCCTTTATCTATCGAATTAGATGCTAATAAAGAAATAAATAATATAGTAAATACCGAAGATCAGTCTGTTGATCTAGTGCATAATACCGATTATAAATTTATGAGAAAACCTATCCTTCTTAATAAAATATCAGAGATCATAGAAGAAAACTCTGGAGTTGAAATTGAAGCTAATGATTTTAATCACAGTTTTTTAGAACTTGGCTTAGATTCTTTAGTGCTAACTCAAATGGCTATAACTTTTAAAAATGAGTTTAACACGCCAATTACCTTTAGACAGTTAAATGATGAACTTGGTTCTCCAAATTTGTTAGCAGATTATATTGATCAAATTTTACCTAAAGAAGTTTATGCTCCTGCACCAACTGTTAGCCCTGTTCAAGCACAAGCTCCTGTAAATTATGCAGCGCCAAGTACGCCATCGCCACAGCCTATAAATGTGGTAAGCAACCCTAACCAAAATACGGCATTAGGTTTAATTGCTCAGCAACTACAGCTTCTTGGAAAACAAATGGAATTATTGCAAGGTCACGATAGTACGGTTGTTCAGCCGCAACCTGCACCTGTTGTTCAAGACCAAAAACCAATAATAGCTTCTGTGATTATTGATCCAGAAGATTTATCAGAAGACGAGAAAAAAGAACATCAAAAACCTTTTGGTGCATCACCTAAAATTGAAAAAAAATCAACAGGTGTAAGCAGTAGTCAAAAGACCTTTTTAGATAATTTAATTGAAAGCTATAACACTAAAACAGCTGGTAGTAAGGCATATGCTCAGAAGCATCGTAGTCATATGTCTGATCCAAGAGTTGTGTCAGGTTTCAAACCAGAAACAAAAGAACTTATATACCCTATTGTTGTTGAAAGATCATCAGGAAATCGCCTTTGGGATTTAGATAACAATGAATACATCGATACTTTAAATGGTTTTGGATCATGTTTATTTGGTCACCAGCCAGATTTTATAAAAGAAGCATTACACAAGCAAATAGAAAGTGGTTATGAGGTAGGTCCTCAACATCCATTAGCAGGTGAGGTTTGTGAGTTGCTTAGTGAGTTTACTGGACATGAGCGTGTTGCGCTTTGTAATACGGGCTCTGAAGCTGTTTTAGGTGCTATGCGTATTGCTAGAACCGTTACTGGCCGCTCGCTTGTTGTTGCATTTTCTGGTTCCTACCATGGTATTAATGACGAGGCTCTTGTAAGAGGTTCTAAAAAACTTAAAACTTTTCCAGCTGCCGCGGGTATTTTGTCTCAATCTGTACAAAATGTATTAGTACTAGAATATGGTACTGATGAAAGTTTAGAAATCATTCGTCAACGTTCACATGAATTAGCTGCTGTTGTTGTTGAGCCAGTACAAAGTCGTAGACCAGAGTTTCAACCTATTGAGTTTCTTAATAAAGTTCGTGAAATTACAAAAGCATCAGAAACAGCACTTGTATTTGATGAAGTTATTACTGGGTTTAGAATGCACCCAGGTGGAGCACAAGCTTTATTTAATATAAAAGCAGATATTGCTGCTTACGGAAAAGTAATCGGTGGAGGTCTTTCTATTGGTGCGATTGCAGGAAATAGTACTTGGATGGATGCCATTGATGGTGGTTTCTGGAAATATGGAGACAAATCTTATCCTGAAGTAGGTGTTACTTATTTTGCAGGTACTTTCGTTCGTCACCCACTTGCTTTGGCAGCTTCAAAGGCTTCTTTAATTTTTATGAAAGAACAAGGCCCTGAATTACAGACTAAATTAACAGCTATGACTGAAAGTTTAGTTTCAGACTTAATCCTTGAAATTAAAAAACGTAAGCTACCAATTGAAGTTAATTACTTTGGTTCTTTATGGCGATTAAAATTTTTAGAAGAAGTACCTTATTCTGAATTGCTTTTTGTTCTAATGAGAGAAAAAGGAATTCATATTTGGGACGGTTTTCCTTGTTTTATTACTAACGCTTATAACGAACAAGATATAGATAAACTTAAAAGCGTATTTACATCTTGCCTTGATGAACTTATTTCAGCTGGTATTTTTAATTCAAATAATAACACATTATCTACTGCCTCTTTAAATAAACCACCATTAACAGGAGCACGTCTTGGCATGGATGAAAAAGGTAATCCTGCATGGTTTATAGAAGATTTGAATGTAGAGAGTGGCTTCGCTAAAATAGAGCTGTAA
- a CDS encoding methyltransferase domain-containing protein: MIKKLRSIILQVLSFTIGNLLVFLFPEKAKKLSEKGMTLVMKNNLSISERLMRNAILNKVESEADNDTLATLHQNFWKNQGSTFFSSTDDSFNSHFLPNCSYMFDLLKQELSKEPTTYTKLVEIGTGNGNVLNYLSSEFPEIESFIGLDLSSDQVKNNKEKFANNDKLEFIASDGLEWVKNYGEHNTIFLTSGGVLEYFTEDQLEVLLKEVFGLGKVYFIAMEPNGLDHDFELNPNSQLYGHERSFSHNYSKLFKNAGFRIWHMSHKDWNEQYIQCLVGAKS, encoded by the coding sequence ATGATAAAAAAATTACGATCTATTATTTTACAAGTTCTATCATTTACCATTGGTAATTTGTTGGTTTTTTTGTTTCCTGAAAAGGCTAAGAAATTATCAGAAAAAGGTATGACACTTGTTATGAAGAATAATTTAAGTATCTCTGAGCGTTTAATGCGAAATGCAATTTTAAATAAAGTTGAGAGTGAAGCAGATAATGACACTTTAGCTACTTTGCACCAAAATTTTTGGAAAAATCAAGGAAGCACATTTTTTTCATCTACCGATGATAGTTTTAATAGTCACTTTTTGCCTAATTGTTCTTATATGTTTGATTTACTCAAACAAGAGTTATCTAAAGAGCCAACAACGTATACTAAACTTGTAGAAATAGGTACAGGTAATGGTAATGTTTTGAATTATTTAAGTTCAGAATTTCCTGAAATTGAAAGTTTTATTGGTCTTGACCTTAGTAGTGATCAGGTAAAGAATAATAAAGAAAAATTTGCAAATAATGACAAGTTGGAATTTATTGCTTCTGATGGTCTAGAGTGGGTTAAAAATTACGGTGAGCATAATACTATTTTTTTAACTTCTGGTGGAGTTTTAGAGTACTTTACTGAAGATCAATTAGAAGTTCTTTTGAAAGAAGTATTTGGTTTAGGCAAAGTGTATTTTATTGCTATGGAACCTAATGGGCTAGATCATGATTTTGAATTAAATCCAAATTCTCAGCTTTATGGACATGAGCGTTCCTTCTCTCATAATTACTCCAAGCTTTTTAAAAATGCAGGATTTAGAATATGGCATATGTCTCATAAGGATTGGAATGAGCAATATATTCAATGTCTTGTAGGTGCAAAAAGTTAA